One genomic segment of Longimicrobium sp. includes these proteins:
- a CDS encoding S41 family peptidase has product MKLKRTVVAPAMVAGVALVSGGWLLQNGVGGQQSVFQRARIFDEVINYVESRYVEPHSSADLYEKAVEGMLTELGDPHTTFMSAEEYEDLHRQTTGEYGGLGVQISSRDGWVTAVAILPETPAEAAGMRVGDRFLEIDGQTAEGLTDDQAVRRLKGPAESNVTLKVQRVGVAQPISFTITRKVIHLKSVPYVYMAAPGVGYANLIMFSETSTDELRAAIDTLRAQGARSLILDMRSNPGGLLDQGVGVSDLFLPRGQEILETRARDPRESETYAARTPESYEGLTVAVLVDGFSASAAEIVAGALQDHDRAVVLGTTTYGKGSVQSLFPLSGGNFLKMTTAKWYTPVGRSIQKEHRAGQEMAMEEQPDAVGADGMPVAADTTKRVPYRTDSGRTVFGGGGIVPDLVVRQDTANAAEKAFFEAASSKAAKFQDALFSYAVAYERSQPNLRPDFAITPEMRRAFYDRLQANGVTMSWAVYQGAQRFIDAQLTEEIARSKFGAAVAARRDDTEDRVLQEAIRLLQGAPTQQALLRAVQRQPQSAVRQEAAGRR; this is encoded by the coding sequence ATGAAGCTCAAGCGTACCGTAGTCGCACCCGCCATGGTGGCCGGCGTCGCCCTCGTATCGGGCGGCTGGCTGCTGCAGAACGGCGTGGGCGGCCAGCAGAGCGTGTTTCAGCGCGCCCGCATCTTCGACGAGGTGATCAACTACGTCGAGAGCCGGTACGTGGAGCCGCATTCCTCGGCCGACCTGTACGAAAAGGCCGTGGAGGGGATGCTCACGGAGCTGGGCGACCCGCACACCACCTTCATGTCGGCGGAGGAGTACGAGGACCTGCACCGCCAGACCACCGGCGAGTACGGCGGCCTGGGCGTGCAGATCTCGTCGCGCGACGGCTGGGTGACGGCCGTGGCCATCCTTCCCGAGACCCCGGCCGAGGCGGCGGGAATGCGGGTGGGCGACCGGTTCCTGGAGATCGACGGCCAGACCGCCGAGGGGCTCACGGACGACCAGGCGGTGCGCCGGCTCAAGGGCCCCGCGGAGTCCAACGTGACGCTCAAGGTGCAGCGCGTGGGCGTGGCGCAGCCCATCAGCTTCACCATCACGCGCAAGGTCATCCACCTGAAGTCGGTGCCGTACGTCTACATGGCCGCCCCGGGGGTGGGGTACGCCAACCTGATCATGTTCAGCGAGACGAGCACGGACGAGCTGCGCGCGGCCATCGACACGCTGCGCGCGCAGGGCGCCCGCTCGCTGATCCTGGACATGCGCAGCAACCCGGGCGGGCTGCTGGACCAGGGCGTGGGGGTGAGCGACCTGTTCCTGCCCCGCGGCCAGGAGATCCTGGAGACCCGCGCCCGCGACCCGCGCGAGAGCGAGACGTACGCGGCGCGCACGCCGGAGTCGTACGAGGGACTCACGGTGGCGGTGCTGGTGGACGGCTTCAGCGCCAGCGCGGCGGAGATCGTGGCCGGCGCGCTGCAGGACCACGACCGCGCGGTGGTGCTGGGCACCACCACGTACGGCAAGGGCTCGGTGCAGTCGCTGTTCCCGCTCTCGGGCGGCAACTTCCTGAAGATGACGACGGCCAAGTGGTACACGCCGGTGGGCCGCAGCATCCAGAAGGAGCACCGCGCCGGGCAGGAGATGGCCATGGAGGAGCAGCCGGACGCCGTGGGCGCGGACGGCATGCCGGTGGCGGCGGACACGACCAAGCGCGTGCCGTACCGCACGGACAGCGGCCGCACGGTCTTTGGCGGCGGCGGCATCGTGCCGGACCTGGTGGTGCGGCAGGACACGGCCAACGCGGCGGAAAAGGCCTTCTTCGAGGCGGCTTCGTCCAAGGCGGCCAAGTTCCAGGACGCGCTGTTCAGCTACGCGGTGGCCTACGAGCGCAGCCAGCCCAACCTGCGGCCGGACTTCGCCATCACGCCGGAGATGCGGCGCGCCTTCTACGACCGCCTGCAGGCCAACGGCGTGACGATGAGCTGGGCGGTCTACCAGGGCGCCCAGCGCTTCATCGACGCGCAGCTGACGGAGGAGATCGCCCGCAGCAAGTTCGGGGCGGCGGTGGCGGCGCGGCGTGACGACACGGAAGACCGCGTCCTTCAGGAGGCCATCCGCCTGCTGCAGGGCGCGCCCACGCAGCAGGCCCTGCTGCGCGCGGTGCAGCGCCAGCCGCAGTCGGCGGTGCGCCAGGAGGCGGCCGGCCGCCGCTGA